The following coding sequences lie in one Mesorhizobium sp. NZP2298 genomic window:
- a CDS encoding lysophospholipid acyltransferase family protein — MLKLKLRERSFPELSYANPHQPVLARWFIHSVEGLSGRDRFAALYDFWRREVVPTGERVFSRMLDLIDVGVRTADQWPPAQLPDTPLVIVANHPFGIGDGIAVLSLAEQLGRPFRVMIHKDLLRIREMEPYSLPIDFSETKEALKNNMAVRHEAVRLLKEGVTIVVFPAGGVATAPKGFGRARDLPWKMFPARLVQEAKASVVPMHFSGQNGRLFHLVSGPMNMAERDGRVAKFVGKASLTLRTSLLIREFARLSGKAIDVRVGDVLSWSELEPLRDRKALLDRLYRGVFDLAPQLPRRRIPFLPARTKLKLAA, encoded by the coding sequence ATGCTCAAGCTGAAATTGCGCGAACGGTCCTTTCCCGAACTTTCCTACGCCAATCCGCACCAGCCGGTGCTGGCGCGGTGGTTCATTCATTCCGTCGAAGGCCTTTCCGGCCGCGATCGCTTTGCGGCGCTCTACGATTTCTGGCGCCGAGAGGTCGTACCGACCGGCGAGCGCGTGTTCAGCCGCATGCTCGACCTGATCGATGTCGGCGTGCGAACCGCCGATCAATGGCCGCCCGCACAATTGCCCGATACGCCGCTGGTGATCGTTGCCAACCATCCCTTCGGCATTGGCGACGGCATTGCGGTACTCTCACTGGCCGAGCAGCTCGGGCGGCCCTTCCGGGTGATGATCCACAAGGATCTGCTCAGGATTCGCGAGATGGAGCCCTATTCGCTGCCCATCGACTTTTCCGAGACCAAGGAAGCGCTGAAGAACAATATGGCGGTGCGCCATGAAGCGGTGCGGCTGCTCAAGGAAGGTGTCACCATCGTGGTGTTCCCGGCCGGCGGCGTTGCCACCGCGCCGAAAGGGTTCGGCCGGGCGCGCGACCTGCCGTGGAAGATGTTTCCCGCCCGCCTCGTCCAGGAAGCGAAGGCGTCGGTCGTTCCCATGCATTTTTCCGGGCAGAACGGCAGGCTGTTCCATCTGGTCAGCGGGCCCATGAACATGGCCGAGCGCGACGGCCGGGTGGCCAAATTCGTCGGCAAGGCCTCGCTGACATTGCGCACGTCGCTGCTCATCCGCGAATTCGCACGACTGTCCGGAAAGGCGATCGACGTGCGCGTCGGCGATGTGCTGAGCTGGAGTGAACTGGAGCCGCTGCGCGACCGCAAGGCATTGCTCGACCGTCTCTACCGCGGTGTGTTCGACTTGGCGCCACAGCTGCCGCGCCGCCGGATTCCCTTCCTGCCGGCGCGGACAAAGCTAAAGCTGGCGGCCTGA
- a CDS encoding MaoC family dehydratase: MAGLYLEEFVVGHVFQHTLRKTVTESDNMLFSVMTLNPQPLHIDFDFAAKSEWGKPLVNSLFTLGLMIGISVNDITVGTTVANLGMKETVFPHPVFHGDTIRVETSVVSVRESKSKPDRGIVEFEHRAYNQHGDLVAKCIRQAMMLKKAA, encoded by the coding sequence ATGGCCGGGCTATATCTCGAGGAATTCGTCGTCGGCCACGTCTTCCAGCACACGCTGCGCAAGACCGTCACCGAGAGCGACAACATGTTGTTTTCGGTGATGACATTGAACCCGCAGCCGCTGCATATCGACTTCGACTTCGCCGCCAAGAGCGAATGGGGCAAGCCGCTGGTCAACTCGCTGTTCACGCTCGGCCTGATGATCGGCATTTCGGTCAATGACATCACGGTCGGCACGACGGTCGCCAATCTCGGCATGAAGGAAACCGTGTTTCCGCATCCGGTCTTCCACGGCGACACCATCCGTGTCGAAACCTCCGTCGTCTCGGTACGCGAGTCCAAGTCTAAGCCCGACCGCGGCATCGTCGAATTCGAGCACCGCGCCTACAATCAGCATGGCGACCTCGTCGCCAAATGCATCAGGCAAGCGATGATGCTGAAGAAGGCCGCCTGA
- the thrS gene encoding threonine--tRNA ligase: protein MLNSVSLTFPDGSVRDYDAAMTGAGLAESISKSLAKKAVAYAIDGTVRDLSDPLGKSGKVEIITRDDARALELIRHDTAHVLAEAVQELWPGTQVTIGPVIENGFYYDFARNEPFTPDDFPVIEKKMREIIARNKPFTKEVWSRDRAKKVFADKGERYKLELIDAIPEDQDLKIYAQGDWFDLCRGPHMASTGQIGNAFKLMKVAGAYWRGDSNNPMLTRIYGTAWADQAQLDAYQMMLEEAEKRDHRKLGREMDLFHFQEEGPGVVFWHAKGWKMFQNLVNYMRRRLDEQGYQEVNAPQVLDKSLWETSGHWGWYRDAMFKVTVAGDDTDDDRVFALKPMNCPGHVQIFKHGLKSYRDLPVKLAEFGNVHRYEPSGALHGLMRVRGFTQDDAHIFCTEEQLASECLRINDLILSTYADFGFDEISVKLSTRPDKRVGTDEAWDHAEAIMSSVLETIRTRSGNRIKTSINPGEGAFYGPKFEYVLKDAIGREWQCGTTQVDFNLPERFGAFYIGSDSEKKQPVMVHRAICGSMERFLGILIENYSGHFPLWFAPLQVVVATITSDADGYATEVVAKLKAAGLSAEADLRNEKINYKVREHSLAKVPVILVCGKREAEEQTVNMRRLGSRDQESLGLAQAIDRLTEEAITPDRRRKRAA, encoded by the coding sequence ATGCTGAATTCCGTTTCCCTGACATTCCCCGATGGCTCCGTCCGCGACTACGACGCGGCGATGACCGGTGCCGGCCTCGCCGAATCGATCTCGAAGTCGCTGGCCAAGAAGGCCGTCGCCTATGCCATCGACGGCACCGTGCGCGACCTCAGCGACCCGCTCGGCAAATCCGGCAAGGTCGAGATCATCACTCGCGACGATGCGCGCGCTCTTGAGCTTATCCGTCACGACACCGCCCATGTGCTGGCGGAAGCCGTGCAGGAATTGTGGCCGGGAACGCAGGTGACCATCGGGCCGGTGATCGAGAACGGATTCTATTACGACTTCGCCCGCAACGAGCCGTTCACGCCGGACGATTTTCCGGTGATCGAGAAGAAGATGCGCGAGATCATCGCGCGCAACAAGCCGTTCACCAAGGAGGTCTGGTCGCGCGACAGGGCCAAGAAGGTGTTCGCCGACAAGGGCGAGCGCTACAAGCTCGAGCTGATCGACGCCATTCCCGAGGATCAGGATCTCAAGATCTACGCCCAGGGCGACTGGTTCGATCTCTGCCGCGGCCCGCACATGGCTTCGACCGGCCAGATCGGCAATGCCTTCAAGCTGATGAAGGTGGCCGGCGCCTATTGGCGTGGCGATTCGAACAACCCGATGCTGACGCGCATCTATGGCACGGCCTGGGCAGACCAGGCGCAGCTTGATGCCTACCAGATGATGCTGGAGGAGGCCGAGAAGCGCGACCATCGCAAGCTTGGCCGCGAGATGGACCTGTTCCATTTCCAGGAAGAGGGGCCGGGCGTCGTCTTCTGGCATGCCAAGGGCTGGAAGATGTTCCAGAACCTGGTCAACTACATGCGCCGCCGGCTCGACGAGCAGGGCTACCAGGAGGTCAACGCTCCGCAGGTGCTCGACAAGAGCCTGTGGGAAACGTCAGGCCACTGGGGCTGGTATCGTGACGCCATGTTCAAGGTGACGGTTGCCGGCGACGACACCGACGACGATCGCGTTTTCGCGTTGAAGCCGATGAACTGCCCGGGCCATGTGCAGATTTTCAAGCATGGGTTGAAGTCCTATCGAGATCTGCCCGTAAAACTTGCCGAATTCGGCAATGTGCATCGCTACGAACCATCAGGGGCGCTGCACGGGCTGATGCGCGTGCGCGGCTTCACGCAGGACGATGCGCACATCTTCTGCACCGAGGAGCAACTGGCGTCGGAATGCCTGCGCATCAACGACCTGATCCTGTCGACCTATGCCGATTTCGGCTTCGACGAGATCAGCGTGAAGCTGTCGACGCGGCCGGACAAGCGTGTCGGCACCGACGAGGCGTGGGACCACGCCGAGGCGATCATGAGCAGCGTGCTGGAGACGATCAGGACCAGATCCGGCAATCGGATCAAGACTTCGATCAATCCGGGCGAGGGCGCCTTCTACGGGCCGAAGTTCGAATATGTGCTGAAGGATGCCATCGGCCGCGAATGGCAGTGCGGCACGACGCAGGTCGACTTCAACCTGCCGGAACGCTTCGGCGCCTTCTACATCGGCTCTGATTCGGAGAAGAAGCAGCCCGTCATGGTGCACCGCGCCATCTGCGGCTCGATGGAGCGCTTCCTCGGCATCCTGATCGAGAACTATTCCGGTCACTTCCCGCTGTGGTTCGCGCCGCTGCAGGTGGTGGTGGCGACGATCACGTCCGACGCCGACGGCTATGCGACCGAGGTGGTGGCAAAACTCAAGGCCGCAGGGCTGTCGGCCGAGGCCGACCTGCGCAACGAGAAGATCAACTACAAGGTCCGCGAACACAGCCTGGCCAAGGTTCCGGTCATCCTCGTCTGCGGCAAGCGCGAGGCGGAAGAGCAGACGGTCAACATGCGCCGGCTTGGATCGCGTGATCAGGAGTCGCTGGGCCTTGCCCAGGCAATCGATCGGCTGACCGAAGAAGCGATCACGCCCGATCGCCGGCGCAAGCGCGCCGCCTGA
- a CDS encoding nitroreductase family protein — translation MASPIIDFLLTRNSAPIPDLKEPAPSDADIATMIAAATRVPDHGRLEPWRFILYRGDVRIEIGRKLAELAEQREGSLPEGRRNQELARFSRAPLVIGVVSVPKENPKIPQWEMFLSGGMAAMNLIIAANALGFGTNMISNWYSDVPEGRAILGLAPQERVVGFIHIGSYAGRAPERPRPDPAKLYADYSGPWAG, via the coding sequence ATGGCGTCGCCGATCATCGACTTCCTGCTGACCCGAAATTCAGCACCGATTCCGGACCTCAAGGAGCCGGCGCCCAGTGACGCCGATATCGCGACGATGATCGCCGCCGCAACGCGCGTGCCTGACCATGGCCGGCTCGAGCCCTGGCGCTTCATCCTCTATCGCGGCGATGTCCGTATCGAGATCGGCAGGAAGCTCGCGGAGCTCGCCGAACAGCGGGAAGGGTCGTTGCCCGAGGGGCGCCGCAACCAGGAGCTGGCGCGCTTTTCCCGGGCGCCGCTGGTGATCGGCGTGGTGTCGGTGCCGAAAGAGAATCCCAAGATCCCGCAATGGGAAATGTTCCTGTCCGGCGGCATGGCGGCGATGAACCTGATAATCGCGGCCAATGCGCTGGGCTTTGGCACCAACATGATCAGCAACTGGTATTCCGACGTGCCCGAGGGCAGGGCGATCCTCGGACTGGCGCCGCAGGAGCGCGTCGTCGGTTTCATCCATATCGGCTCTTATGCCGGCCGGGCGCCGGAGCGGCCACGGCCCGACCCGGCCAAGCTCTACGCCGATTACTCAGGACCCTGGGCGGGCTGA
- the blaOXA gene encoding class D beta-lactamase codes for MRNIDRLPFILAGVLFLLAWLLGFPMRAQSAPLGDVHCTLIADAATGKTLYQDGICDQRFSPASTFKVPLSLIGYDAGILNDEHTPTWDYKPEFNAVKRDQKTVDPVIWERDSIIWYSREITRRLGGEKFAGYVSKLNYGNADVSGNPGKDDGLTRSWVNSSLKITPVEQVAFLRQLLAGKMPVSAKAHEMTRAIIPSFKAGGWAVQGKTGSTRLGEGGKDKRSLGWFVGWARKDGRQIVFARLVVDTNRTDMPKGLATRAAFLKDLPQLMK; via the coding sequence ATGCGTAACATCGACCGTCTTCCCTTTATCCTGGCCGGAGTCCTGTTCCTGCTCGCCTGGCTGCTGGGGTTCCCGATGCGCGCGCAATCGGCGCCGCTTGGGGATGTGCACTGCACGCTGATCGCCGATGCGGCGACCGGCAAGACGCTTTACCAGGACGGGATCTGCGACCAGCGGTTCAGCCCGGCCTCGACGTTCAAGGTGCCGCTTTCGCTGATCGGCTACGACGCTGGTATCCTGAACGACGAGCACACGCCGACCTGGGATTACAAACCCGAATTCAATGCGGTGAAGCGTGACCAGAAGACCGTCGATCCGGTGATCTGGGAACGCGATTCGATCATCTGGTATTCCCGGGAGATCACCCGCCGGCTGGGCGGCGAGAAATTTGCCGGCTATGTATCGAAGCTCAACTATGGCAATGCCGACGTTTCAGGCAATCCCGGCAAGGATGACGGGCTCACGCGTTCCTGGGTCAACTCCTCGCTCAAGATCACGCCGGTTGAACAAGTTGCCTTCCTGCGGCAGTTGCTCGCTGGCAAGATGCCCGTATCGGCGAAGGCGCATGAGATGACACGCGCAATCATACCAAGCTTCAAGGCTGGCGGTTGGGCCGTTCAGGGCAAGACCGGCAGCACGAGGCTCGGCGAGGGCGGCAAGGACAAGCGCTCGCTCGGTTGGTTTGTCGGTTGGGCCCGGAAAGACGGACGCCAGATCGTGTTCGCCCGGCTGGTTGTCGACACCAATCGGACTGACATGCCGAAAGGGTTGGCGACCAGGGCTGCGTTCCTCAAGGATCTGCCGCAACTGATGAAGTAG
- a CDS encoding DUF2336 domain-containing protein, whose translation MVVVSHFLKWIYTARVSERAAAAAALARAYVNSELPFEDRCAAEAALTLLLDDASSKVRLAMAEALSMSHHAPLQIISALASDQPEVAGVVLARSPLLTDADLINRVAASQKATQKLIADRPLVSMALSAAIAEIGEAEACAVLLANSGADIASLSFRRMAERHGHLPQVREALISDARLPADCRHMLLVKLGETLKTSPLVMALMGAARADRVMRDACVKASVTLIEGTRQEEHAALIEHLRLRGDLTASFLIRTIAHGKVDFFGSTLVALGQQSEQRVRALLAGGHDVALQALFRSAGLAAATHAIILRALKIWREVANGKRVAGVQEVSWLMLKELGGQSAEGDLAALVKSIHLDALRENARGHALAIAAA comes from the coding sequence ATGGTTGTTGTTTCGCATTTCCTGAAGTGGATCTATACGGCCAGGGTGTCCGAGCGTGCCGCCGCGGCCGCCGCGCTGGCCCGGGCCTATGTCAATTCCGAATTGCCGTTCGAGGATCGCTGCGCCGCGGAAGCCGCGCTGACTCTGCTGCTCGACGATGCGTCATCGAAAGTGCGGCTGGCAATGGCCGAAGCGCTCTCCATGAGCCATCACGCGCCGCTGCAGATCATCAGCGCGCTGGCTTCCGACCAGCCTGAAGTCGCTGGTGTCGTGCTGGCGCGCTCACCGCTGCTCACCGACGCCGATCTGATCAACCGCGTGGCGGCGAGTCAGAAGGCAACGCAGAAGCTGATCGCCGACCGTCCGCTCGTCTCGATGGCGCTGTCGGCGGCCATCGCCGAGATCGGCGAGGCGGAAGCCTGCGCGGTGCTGCTGGCCAACAGTGGCGCCGACATCGCTTCCCTCAGTTTCCGCCGCATGGCGGAACGCCACGGGCACCTGCCTCAGGTACGCGAGGCACTAATATCGGATGCACGCCTGCCTGCCGACTGCCGGCATATGCTGTTGGTCAAGCTTGGCGAAACACTGAAGACATCGCCACTGGTCATGGCATTGATGGGCGCCGCGCGTGCCGACCGCGTCATGCGGGACGCTTGCGTCAAAGCCTCGGTGACGCTGATCGAGGGCACACGCCAGGAAGAACACGCGGCGCTGATCGAGCATCTCAGGCTGCGCGGCGATCTCACCGCAAGCTTCCTTATCCGCACCATCGCGCATGGCAAGGTCGATTTCTTCGGCTCGACGCTGGTGGCGCTCGGCCAGCAGTCTGAACAGCGCGTGAGGGCGCTGCTGGCGGGCGGGCACGATGTCGCCTTGCAGGCCCTGTTTCGCAGCGCCGGCCTTGCCGCCGCCACGCATGCGATCATCCTGCGCGCGCTGAAAATCTGGCGGGAAGTCGCCAATGGCAAGCGCGTCGCCGGCGTGCAGGAAGTCAGCTGGCTGATGCTCAAGGAACTGGGCGGGCAATCCGCGGAAGGCGATCTCGCCGCTTTGGTCAAGTCGATCCATCTTGATGCTCTGCGCGAGAATGCACGCGGCCATGCGCTGGCGATCGCCGCCGCCTAG
- a CDS encoding FUSC family protein: MTRARLKAYFETSLAGLTQPTHSDWIFALRTVSAGLIALLAAYALQLDHPQWAMMTVFIVAQPVAGMVLAKGFYRLLGTLAGGVAAIGITTIFGTGPWVLVTVLAVWIGICTFVSSLLRNPEAYGAALAGYTAMIIGLPAFGQPHLVVDLAVARCAEIVLGIVCAGLTSRLILPKLASDAIISRLKRCILDLAIYAGGAFSGGDRATLIGLHRKLVADTQTLGEMRAYARLEAASFAPRAHPVRLTIGQLLSALSAARVLYSHAAPKNAALIPVRSELQVLVSELAAKPGALDDTAPWVARLDAISAKARRMPDASVDQGDDRVGTITRLTIAADFAEALKQVLRGLDALRSPATRRQGRARRQPALVVHRDYPGAARNAVRAALATLLVAAFWLTTKWSEAAGTVILVAVVSSLFAARPDPVQVSWGFFKGTLLALPFAFLVGQIALPALPGFGWFTLFVVPILVPAALAMANPRYVGVATAFAINFLAFLSPHQAMTYAPGPFLAGSASILVGILLAIGVFVVVLPADPWLAASRIVRAMREDLARLCLHERVPRRSAFESLAYDRINQLMPLVQNSGRKGEAVLGGGVAAVTVGLEILRLRSASQNHAIPSETALSVANFLRGLARELLFRAPGDPRTATVAVARQYAAGIAQRNANGDALQIAASLRIIAAAMEDFPDFFARDKG; encoded by the coding sequence GTGACCCGGGCACGGCTGAAGGCCTATTTCGAGACAAGCTTGGCCGGACTGACACAGCCGACGCACTCGGACTGGATTTTCGCCCTGCGCACCGTTTCGGCTGGGCTTATCGCGCTTCTCGCCGCCTATGCGCTACAGCTCGATCACCCGCAATGGGCGATGATGACGGTATTCATTGTCGCCCAGCCTGTTGCCGGCATGGTGCTGGCGAAGGGTTTTTACCGCCTGCTCGGCACGCTCGCCGGTGGCGTCGCCGCGATCGGCATCACCACGATCTTTGGTACCGGCCCCTGGGTGCTGGTTACGGTGCTGGCCGTCTGGATCGGCATCTGCACCTTCGTCTCCTCGCTGCTGCGCAACCCGGAAGCCTATGGCGCGGCCCTGGCCGGCTACACGGCCATGATCATCGGCCTGCCCGCCTTCGGGCAACCGCACCTTGTCGTCGACCTTGCAGTCGCGCGCTGTGCCGAGATCGTACTCGGTATCGTCTGCGCCGGCCTGACCAGCCGGCTGATTCTGCCGAAACTGGCCAGCGACGCCATCATCTCGCGGCTGAAACGCTGCATTCTCGACCTCGCCATCTATGCCGGCGGTGCGTTCTCCGGCGGCGATCGGGCAACGCTCATCGGACTGCACCGCAAGCTTGTCGCCGACACCCAGACGCTTGGCGAGATGCGCGCCTATGCCAGGCTCGAGGCAGCGAGCTTCGCGCCCCGCGCCCATCCGGTCCGGCTCACCATCGGACAGCTGCTCTCGGCTCTCTCGGCGGCACGTGTGCTGTATTCGCACGCCGCTCCGAAGAACGCCGCGCTCATTCCGGTACGCTCGGAGTTGCAAGTGCTTGTCAGTGAACTGGCGGCCAAACCCGGCGCGTTGGATGATACCGCGCCCTGGGTGGCACGGCTCGACGCGATCTCGGCCAAAGCCAGGCGAATGCCCGATGCCTCGGTCGACCAGGGTGATGACAGGGTCGGCACCATCACCCGCCTCACCATCGCCGCCGATTTCGCCGAGGCGCTGAAACAGGTGCTGCGCGGTCTGGATGCCCTGCGCTCGCCAGCCACGCGCCGCCAAGGTCGCGCCAGGCGGCAACCCGCCCTCGTGGTGCATCGCGACTATCCTGGAGCGGCACGTAACGCCGTCCGCGCGGCCCTTGCCACATTGCTGGTCGCCGCATTCTGGCTGACGACGAAATGGTCGGAAGCGGCAGGCACCGTCATCCTGGTTGCCGTCGTATCGAGCCTGTTTGCCGCTCGCCCCGACCCCGTGCAGGTATCCTGGGGCTTCTTCAAGGGCACCCTGCTCGCTTTGCCCTTTGCCTTTCTCGTCGGCCAGATCGCGCTTCCCGCCCTGCCTGGTTTTGGCTGGTTCACGCTTTTTGTCGTTCCCATATTGGTGCCGGCGGCGCTCGCCATGGCCAATCCGCGCTATGTCGGCGTGGCGACTGCCTTCGCCATCAATTTTCTCGCCTTCCTCAGTCCGCATCAGGCGATGACCTATGCTCCTGGCCCCTTCCTTGCCGGCTCGGCATCGATCCTGGTCGGTATTCTGTTGGCGATCGGGGTCTTCGTCGTCGTGCTCCCCGCCGATCCGTGGCTCGCGGCCAGCCGCATCGTGCGGGCCATGCGCGAGGATCTGGCTCGACTTTGCCTGCACGAGCGCGTGCCGAGGCGATCGGCCTTCGAGAGCCTCGCCTATGACCGGATCAACCAGTTGATGCCGCTGGTGCAGAATTCCGGCAGGAAGGGCGAAGCGGTTCTGGGTGGTGGCGTTGCCGCAGTCACGGTCGGTCTGGAGATCCTGCGGTTGCGCAGCGCAAGCCAGAACCACGCCATCCCGTCCGAAACCGCACTTTCGGTCGCCAACTTCCTGAGGGGGCTGGCGCGCGAACTGCTTTTCCGCGCGCCCGGTGACCCGCGGACAGCGACTGTCGCCGTTGCCCGGCAATATGCGGCGGGCATAGCCCAGCGGAACGCCAACGGGGACGCGCTGCAGATCGCGGCATCACTGCGCATTATCGCTGCGGCGATGGAGGATTTCCCGGATTTCTTCGCCAGGGATAAAGGCTAG
- a CDS encoding flavin reductase family protein, translated as MFYEPSKGHGLPHDPSKAIVAPRPIGWISTLNKAGEINLAPYSFFNAVSTRPFIVWFSSEGEKDSASFAQETGEFVANLVSRDLAEKMNYTSVNAPPGVNEFVYADLAMAPSRLVRPPRVAAAPAALECRVTEVFRPRALDGTPTSAVVVAGEVVGVHIDDAFLKDGLFDIAKAGNVARLGYMDYASVNEVFSMRRPRWGKE; from the coding sequence ATGTTCTACGAGCCGTCCAAGGGGCATGGGCTGCCGCACGATCCGTCGAAGGCGATCGTGGCGCCGCGCCCGATCGGCTGGATATCGACGCTGAACAAGGCGGGCGAGATCAATCTCGCGCCATACTCCTTCTTCAATGCGGTTTCGACACGGCCTTTCATCGTCTGGTTCTCGTCGGAAGGAGAGAAGGACAGCGCCTCCTTTGCCCAGGAGACTGGCGAGTTCGTCGCCAACCTTGTCAGCCGCGATCTTGCGGAGAAGATGAACTACACATCCGTCAACGCGCCGCCTGGCGTCAACGAGTTCGTCTATGCCGATCTCGCCATGGCGCCTTCGCGTCTCGTCAGGCCGCCCCGTGTGGCGGCAGCGCCTGCCGCGCTGGAATGCCGGGTGACGGAAGTCTTCCGTCCAAGGGCGTTGGACGGAACGCCAACCAGCGCTGTCGTGGTCGCCGGCGAGGTGGTTGGCGTGCACATTGACGATGCCTTCCTGAAAGACGGCCTGTTCGACATCGCCAAGGCCGGGAATGTGGCTCGTCTCGGTTACATGGATTACGCCAGCGTCAATGAGGTCTTTTCGATGCGCCGGCCACGCTGGGGCAAGGAGTAG
- a CDS encoding HpcH/HpaI aldolase/citrate lyase family protein produces the protein MRSLLFVPGDSERKLEKGFGAGADVVIVDLEDSVAPQNKAAARAVAARFIVERRGQTTSAIYVRVNDLSTGLTDDDLAALVAAKPDGIMLPKSNSGQDVQHLSAKLRVREAENGLLDGSVRILPIITETPAGILAAATYAGASARLAGLTWGAEDLSAAIGARSTRDEQGRYTDVFRHARLTTILAAGAAEVAAIDTVFPNFRDMAAFAAECAEAERDGFTGKMAIHPDQVPVINAAFTPSAEAVKQSAAIVAAFEAAGNPGVVGIDGKMYDRPHLRLAERLLARARAAGISA, from the coding sequence ATGCGTTCGCTGCTGTTCGTTCCCGGCGATTCAGAGCGCAAGCTGGAAAAGGGGTTCGGCGCCGGCGCCGACGTGGTGATCGTCGATCTCGAGGATTCCGTGGCGCCACAGAACAAGGCGGCGGCGCGCGCGGTCGCCGCACGCTTTATTGTCGAACGCAGGGGACAAACCACCTCGGCCATCTATGTCAGGGTCAACGACCTCTCGACCGGATTGACGGACGACGATCTTGCCGCGCTCGTTGCGGCAAAGCCGGACGGCATCATGCTGCCCAAATCCAATAGCGGCCAGGATGTGCAGCACCTCTCGGCAAAGCTCAGGGTTCGGGAGGCGGAGAACGGCCTGCTCGACGGGTCGGTCAGGATCCTGCCGATCATCACCGAAACCCCGGCGGGAATACTCGCCGCGGCGACCTATGCCGGTGCAAGTGCGCGACTCGCCGGTTTGACCTGGGGCGCGGAAGACCTGTCGGCGGCGATCGGCGCACGCTCCACCCGCGACGAGCAGGGCCGTTACACCGATGTGTTCCGCCACGCCCGCCTGACGACTATCCTGGCGGCCGGAGCCGCCGAGGTCGCCGCGATCGACACCGTGTTCCCGAATTTTCGCGACATGGCGGCATTCGCCGCTGAATGCGCGGAGGCCGAGCGAGACGGCTTCACCGGCAAGATGGCGATCCATCCCGACCAGGTGCCGGTCATCAATGCCGCCTTCACGCCCTCGGCCGAGGCGGTCAAACAATCGGCGGCAATCGTCGCGGCGTTCGAGGCGGCCGGAAATCCCGGCGTCGTCGGAATCGACGGCAAGATGTACGACCGCCCGCATCTGCGGCTGGCTGAAAGGCTGCTTGCACGCGCGAGGGCGGCAGGCATTTCCGCCTGA